One Brassica napus cultivar Da-Ae chromosome C2, Da-Ae, whole genome shotgun sequence DNA window includes the following coding sequences:
- the LOC106452885 gene encoding 60S ribosomal protein L10-3: MGRRPARCYRQIKGKPYPKSRYCRGVPDPKIRIYDVGMKKKGVDEFPFCVHLVSWEKENVSSEALEAARIACNKYMVKSAGKDAFHLRIRVHPFHVLRINKMLSCAGADRLQTGMRGAFGKALGTCARVAIGQVLLSVRCKDNHGAHAQEALRRAKFKFPGRQKIIVSRKWGFTKFNRADYTRLRQSKRIVPDGVNAKFLSNHGRLANRQPGSAFISATSD; this comes from the exons ATGGGGCGAA GACCTGCGAGATGTTACCGTCAGATCAAGGGGAAGCCATACCCTAAATCACGATACTGCCGTGGTGTCCCCGATCCCAAGATCAGGATCTACGACGTCgggatgaagaagaaaggagtcgACGAGTTCCCATTCTGCGTCCATCTCGTCTCATGGGAGAAAGAAAACGTCTCCAGCGAAGCTCTCGAGGCTGCGCGTATCGCTTGCAACAAGTACATGGTGAAATCAGCTGGGAAAGATGCTTTTCATTTGAGGATTAGGGTTCATCCTTTCCATGTTCTGAGGATTAACAAGATGCTTTCGTGCGCTGGAGCTGATAGGCTTCAGACTGGTATGAGAGGTGCTTTTGGTAAGGCACTTGGGACTTGTGCTAGAGTTGCGATTGGGCAGGTGCTTTTGTCTGTGAGGTGTAAGGATAACCATGGAGCTCATGCTCAGGAGGCTCTCAGGAGGGCTAAGTTTAAGTTCCCTGGTCGTCAGAAGATCATTGTTAGCAGGAAATG GGGATTCACCAAGTTCAACCGTGCTGATTACACTAGGCTGAGACAGTCCAAGAGGATTGTTCCTGATGGTGTCAATGCTAAG TTCTTATCGAACCATGGTCGTTTGGCTAACCGTCAACCTGGAAGTGCGTTCATATCAGCCACCAGCGATTAA